A window of the Rhizobium brockwellii genome harbors these coding sequences:
- a CDS encoding ABC transporter ATP-binding protein has translation MRQGAITVHDVGKRYRAQGGARSTTLKGYLLSGRSVVQSKSFWGLRHISFAVAPGQAVGVVGLNGAGKSTLLRLIGGVGRPDEGQIKVMGRIGALLDIGAGLTDDLTGRENIFLLGVIAGMRRTEVAERFDEIVAFAELEAAVENPVRSYSTGMRMRLAFAVAVHVRPDILLIDEALAVGDQAFQQKCIARVKEILNDGATIFFVSHDVSQVREICDHVLFLRGGRVVGYGPIDEMLPLYTSAVEAKVASVQHEPFAVTKLPVELVPQVSRFGNGELQITAVVLLNEQGTPTSTIVAGDRLSISLTYVGATRDRNAVIVIGIYAADDTCCFETDSKLAEFDPVVDSDTVRIETTLNRIDLAPGDYRVTVGLFSADWQQVYDYHAEVYPLAVTGPGPRKGMLNPPTQWQQVQSRPTAASPDHGSLGHHSLDRNS, from the coding sequence ATGAGACAAGGCGCCATCACCGTCCACGACGTCGGCAAGCGCTACCGTGCGCAAGGGGGGGCACGCTCCACCACCTTGAAGGGTTACCTTTTGTCCGGGCGGTCCGTGGTACAGTCGAAAAGCTTTTGGGGCCTGCGCCACATCAGCTTCGCGGTTGCGCCAGGACAAGCTGTCGGCGTGGTCGGGCTAAACGGGGCCGGGAAGTCCACTTTGCTGCGTCTGATCGGCGGCGTTGGTCGTCCCGACGAAGGGCAGATCAAGGTGATGGGTCGAATTGGCGCCTTGCTCGACATCGGGGCGGGCCTGACCGACGATTTGACGGGGCGCGAGAACATCTTCCTGCTGGGTGTTATCGCGGGAATGCGGCGGACCGAGGTTGCCGAGCGGTTTGACGAGATTGTAGCCTTCGCCGAGCTGGAGGCGGCCGTTGAGAACCCGGTTCGCAGTTATAGCACCGGGATGCGTATGCGCCTGGCATTCGCCGTGGCAGTCCATGTGCGCCCGGACATCTTGCTTATCGATGAGGCCCTCGCTGTAGGCGACCAAGCCTTCCAGCAGAAGTGCATTGCAAGAGTGAAGGAGATACTGAACGACGGCGCCACTATCTTCTTTGTGTCACACGACGTCTCGCAGGTAAGAGAAATCTGCGATCACGTGCTGTTCCTGAGAGGCGGACGCGTCGTGGGCTACGGACCAATCGACGAAATGCTCCCGCTTTATACCTCGGCAGTCGAGGCGAAGGTCGCCAGTGTCCAGCACGAACCGTTCGCCGTTACAAAACTGCCCGTCGAACTTGTGCCGCAGGTCAGCCGGTTCGGCAATGGCGAACTCCAGATCACAGCCGTAGTGTTGCTGAACGAGCAAGGCACGCCGACAAGTACCATCGTTGCGGGCGACCGGCTGTCGATTTCACTGACCTATGTTGGCGCTACCAGAGATCGCAACGCCGTTATCGTCATCGGCATCTACGCGGCGGACGATACGTGCTGCTTCGAGACCGACAGCAAGTTGGCCGAATTCGACCCTGTCGTAGACTCGGACACGGTGCGCATCGAAACAACACTCAATCGCATCGACCTAGCGCCGGGCGACTATCGCGTTACGGTGGGCCTTTTTTCGGCAGACTGGCAGCAGGTTTACGATTACCATGCCGAAGTCTATCCTCTCGCCGTGACCGGCCCCGGCCCAAGAAAGGGGATGCTGAATCCCCCGACACAGTGGCAGCAGGTGCAGTCGCGCCCCACCGCGGCCTCGCCGGACCACGGCTCATTGGGTCACCACAGCTTGGATCGGAACTCTTGA
- a CDS encoding trifunctional glycosyltransferase/class I SAM-dependent methyltransferase/polysaccharide deacetylase, giving the protein MPMVSIITPAHGAETTISSTLESLIAQSHADWECFIIDDGSTDQTAEIADRFAAQDTRFRVLRQEQSGVSAARNAGLAQAKGDWVVFLDSDDALAPFHLETMLNHTRTLPQADILHCGWRRLKNGAPWWQSHPAVKMDNPFAEAARYCPFAIHAALLRRSRLAELGGFDPEMTMCEDWDLWQRLARAGAEFAPVEGLMADVSVEAGSLSSNRLRHLDFGLKVIRRGHHSDPRIAYPVPALAQGITKAALGMACWYLAIWLVGASIGQGDNPGELLDRVVEPIPPDADAYALSAIMIDGIVVGAFPDEPIWPGLWSKIQGKLPDLEAWLNRHGPQEAFGSLLVRSLERKVADQLPTNVPTTIGRTRIQPIDLDRPIVDLILPGIERLRCCIWRGSTLLGQLEFVVFGAIEADAIRNRLRREFGPEFDDLEHPTVALSAEDGFVNLPDHDDGRAASASMAAPSSSGVAQQVLKLMAKISYWAEAKTVTGWWGKEEPTPTRVDSISGMAHAGRAEFDRIVEEESQRAVAASTQMLKETPSKKTGPVGDEVPRYDTEAYWEELFSQVDPWDYRNNYETVKYLQTLSLLDDRRFSNGLELACAEGTFTRMLASRVDNLLATDISASAVARAASLQGHDSAVAYRQLDLLSDELEGPYDLIVCSEVLYYFENREKLRQIVDKIAGSLRTGGWFVTAHANLLIDMPNETGFGWPHEFGAVGIGEMFDQHPDLTLSVEAKSPLYRIQRFEKVEHGGFLEPTRMEINTAQPLPLQVASQVRWRGGQVVEAAADWNDVPILMYHQVSDDGAEQLARYRQSPEAFETQLAFLRDAGWRGMTLDRLLACFDEGTKPPEKTLVLTFDDATRDFMTHALPLLHRYGFPSSLFVPTDRVGGSAIWDSAYGSPASLLTWEELAAVANSDVTLGAHGVRHVRLSALAPESLLRELAGSKAMLEKCLGREVLAVAYPYGDFDPAIRDIAEQCGYRIGLSCVGGTVRADADKLALKRQEVFRGITQSEFANLLFG; this is encoded by the coding sequence ATGCCGATGGTTTCCATCATCACACCGGCGCATGGAGCGGAAACAACGATTTCTTCGACTTTGGAGAGCCTGATAGCGCAAAGTCATGCCGACTGGGAATGCTTCATCATTGATGATGGTTCAACCGATCAGACCGCTGAGATCGCAGACCGTTTCGCGGCTCAGGATACGCGCTTCCGTGTGCTGCGGCAGGAGCAGAGCGGCGTTTCAGCTGCTCGCAATGCGGGACTGGCACAGGCGAAAGGCGACTGGGTCGTCTTTCTCGACTCAGACGACGCGCTGGCACCCTTCCACCTCGAAACCATGCTGAATCACACACGAACTTTGCCGCAGGCCGACATTCTGCATTGCGGTTGGCGCCGTCTGAAAAATGGTGCTCCCTGGTGGCAGTCTCACCCCGCAGTGAAAATGGACAATCCGTTTGCCGAAGCAGCGCGCTATTGCCCCTTCGCGATCCACGCCGCCTTGCTTCGCCGGTCCCGGCTTGCCGAACTCGGCGGCTTCGATCCAGAGATGACAATGTGCGAGGACTGGGACCTGTGGCAGCGCCTCGCTCGAGCTGGCGCCGAATTTGCGCCGGTCGAAGGCCTGATGGCTGACGTTAGCGTAGAGGCCGGTTCGCTGTCGTCAAACAGGCTTAGGCATCTCGATTTTGGTCTTAAGGTGATCCGGCGCGGCCACCATTCCGATCCGCGCATCGCCTATCCGGTGCCGGCGCTCGCCCAGGGAATAACAAAAGCTGCGTTGGGAATGGCGTGCTGGTATCTCGCGATCTGGCTTGTCGGCGCCTCAATAGGTCAGGGCGACAATCCTGGCGAACTGCTTGACCGGGTGGTAGAGCCTATCCCACCTGACGCCGATGCCTACGCGCTCAGCGCAATAATGATAGACGGGATTGTGGTCGGCGCCTTCCCCGACGAGCCGATTTGGCCCGGACTCTGGTCGAAGATCCAGGGCAAGCTTCCGGACCTAGAGGCTTGGCTTAATCGGCATGGTCCCCAAGAAGCTTTTGGTTCCCTGTTGGTTCGTTCACTGGAGCGAAAGGTCGCTGACCAGCTGCCGACCAACGTGCCCACCACGATCGGGAGAACAAGGATACAGCCAATTGATTTGGATCGACCTATCGTCGACCTTATCTTGCCCGGCATTGAGCGGTTGCGCTGTTGCATCTGGCGAGGTTCGACGCTGCTGGGGCAACTGGAGTTTGTTGTCTTCGGAGCAATCGAAGCGGATGCTATACGAAATCGGCTTAGGAGGGAGTTCGGCCCGGAGTTCGACGATCTGGAGCACCCAACAGTGGCTTTGTCGGCAGAAGATGGCTTCGTCAATCTTCCTGATCATGATGACGGGCGCGCCGCCTCCGCCAGCATGGCAGCGCCAAGCTCCAGCGGAGTAGCTCAACAGGTGCTGAAGCTCATGGCGAAAATATCATATTGGGCCGAAGCTAAAACAGTAACGGGCTGGTGGGGCAAGGAGGAGCCGACACCAACACGTGTCGACTCGATATCGGGCATGGCGCATGCCGGGCGCGCCGAATTCGATCGAATCGTTGAAGAGGAAAGCCAGCGGGCGGTTGCAGCCTCAACACAGATGTTAAAGGAGACGCCGTCGAAAAAAACCGGCCCAGTGGGCGATGAGGTGCCGAGATACGATACGGAGGCGTACTGGGAGGAGCTGTTTTCCCAAGTCGACCCTTGGGACTACCGAAACAACTATGAGACTGTGAAATATCTTCAGACACTCTCGTTGTTGGACGATCGGCGCTTTTCAAACGGCCTTGAACTGGCCTGCGCGGAAGGAACCTTTACACGGATGTTGGCCTCCCGTGTCGACAACTTGCTGGCGACCGACATTTCGGCGTCGGCCGTCGCTCGAGCGGCCTCGCTTCAGGGCCATGATTCCGCGGTAGCCTATCGGCAGTTGGATCTTTTGAGCGACGAGCTAGAAGGGCCTTACGATCTCATCGTCTGCAGTGAAGTTCTGTACTATTTCGAGAACAGAGAAAAACTCAGGCAGATAGTCGACAAGATTGCGGGCAGTCTTCGCACTGGTGGTTGGTTCGTTACCGCCCACGCCAACCTCCTGATTGATATGCCGAATGAGACGGGATTTGGGTGGCCGCATGAATTCGGTGCGGTCGGCATAGGTGAGATGTTTGACCAGCATCCGGACTTAACCCTCTCGGTCGAAGCCAAGAGTCCGCTCTATAGAATCCAAAGGTTCGAGAAGGTGGAGCACGGGGGCTTCCTCGAGCCGACACGCATGGAAATTAACACGGCGCAGCCTTTGCCTCTTCAGGTCGCCAGCCAAGTACGCTGGAGAGGGGGGCAAGTTGTAGAAGCGGCCGCCGACTGGAACGATGTCCCGATCTTGATGTATCATCAGGTTTCGGATGACGGTGCTGAACAACTTGCTCGATACCGCCAGTCTCCGGAGGCTTTCGAAACTCAACTGGCCTTCCTGCGCGACGCCGGATGGCGCGGGATGACTTTGGATCGGCTGCTTGCTTGTTTCGATGAAGGTACCAAACCGCCCGAAAAGACATTGGTTCTGACTTTCGACGACGCTACACGCGATTTCATGACGCATGCCCTCCCACTGCTCCATCGATACGGCTTCCCATCCTCACTCTTTGTCCCAACCGATAGGGTCGGCGGCTCTGCAATATGGGATTCGGCCTATGGATCGCCGGCTTCACTGCTAACGTGGGAGGAACTTGCGGCAGTCGCAAACAGCGATGTGACGCTGGGCGCCCACGGTGTCCGACATGTGCGTTTATCTGCCCTGGCACCGGAGAGCCTATTGCGAGAGCTTGCTGGCTCCAAAGCTATGCTTGAAAAATGCCTAGGTCGAGAAGTGCTGGCGGTCGCCTATCCGTACGGCGACTTCGACCCCGCTATCCGGGACATAGCCGAACAATGTGGTTACCGGATCGGGTTAAGCTGTGTCGGTGGCACGGTGCGGGCGGATGCCGATAAGCTCGCATTGAAAAGACAGGAGGTTTTTCGCGGGATCACCCAGTCGGAATTCGCAAATCTGCTATTTGGCTGA
- a CDS encoding glycosyltransferase family 2 protein has protein sequence MVDISVIIPTHNRAAMLRSLLGKLDAQRDGTPAFEVLVVADGCEDDTSTMLSSLRTRVPLRTLSLPGVGPALARNAGSQVASGRLLIFLDDDIEPGENFVRAHVVEHQRHPGGVVMGPYPPLPHIAKDRFRLSARAWWTRHFERVSRPGHQFAFTDVLTGNLSLEAELFHAMGGLDPQFARAREDFEFGLRLIKKGVPIRFAPDALGYHLEHQTATLTGKMVRRHQEGRSDALMARKHPDIQRLLEIHRFAGKKGRKKRLQRAMATRAGSVLDPLVKAGPRLLQMLEKAGLRRLYEKVERQLNGYHYLRGAAEVLGEDWRLPTDPTASTDEIDVLEINLDQGLEAAEAMLAERRPLAARIANGTVPVGDMCHQIGAEPWDARHLRPWLNRQAIHGYLPVALAEWQGQPINVPPQLSDFTLNTLNNPSFHAHMIEQHVQWMQAKLRSALYDNTSRS, from the coding sequence GTGGTTGACATCAGCGTTATCATACCAACGCATAATCGTGCTGCCATGCTGAGATCGCTTCTGGGTAAGCTCGACGCTCAGCGAGATGGGACCCCAGCGTTCGAAGTCCTGGTTGTGGCGGACGGGTGTGAGGACGACACGTCGACAATGCTCTCGTCGCTTCGTACCCGCGTTCCGCTTCGTACCCTGTCGTTGCCGGGCGTCGGTCCGGCACTCGCCCGCAATGCGGGGTCGCAGGTCGCGAGCGGCCGTTTATTGATCTTCCTTGATGACGACATTGAGCCTGGGGAAAACTTCGTTCGGGCGCACGTCGTTGAACATCAGCGCCACCCTGGGGGCGTCGTGATGGGCCCTTACCCGCCACTTCCGCACATTGCAAAGGATCGCTTCCGCCTCAGCGCGCGCGCATGGTGGACGAGGCACTTCGAGCGCGTGTCCCGCCCTGGACATCAGTTCGCCTTTACCGATGTGCTGACAGGAAACCTTTCGCTGGAGGCGGAGCTTTTTCACGCAATGGGCGGGCTCGATCCTCAATTCGCCCGTGCACGAGAAGACTTCGAATTTGGTCTGCGTCTGATCAAAAAAGGAGTTCCAATTCGTTTTGCTCCTGACGCATTGGGCTATCATCTCGAACATCAAACGGCGACACTCACCGGAAAGATGGTACGCAGGCATCAAGAGGGACGCTCCGATGCCTTGATGGCTCGCAAGCACCCCGACATACAGCGGCTGCTCGAGATCCATCGGTTTGCCGGAAAAAAGGGGCGGAAGAAGCGTCTGCAAAGGGCCATGGCTACCCGCGCCGGTTCTGTCCTTGACCCCCTCGTCAAGGCTGGCCCCCGCCTCCTCCAAATGTTGGAGAAGGCTGGCCTTCGCAGGCTCTATGAGAAGGTAGAGCGGCAGCTCAATGGATATCATTATCTTCGTGGCGCCGCCGAAGTGTTGGGTGAGGATTGGCGGCTTCCGACGGATCCGACAGCTTCCACTGACGAAATCGACGTGCTCGAGATCAATCTGGACCAAGGCCTTGAGGCAGCCGAAGCTATGCTGGCGGAACGCCGACCCCTCGCTGCTCGTATCGCGAATGGGACGGTACCCGTCGGCGACATGTGTCACCAGATCGGCGCCGAACCGTGGGACGCACGGCATCTCCGTCCGTGGCTGAACCGCCAGGCAATACATGGATATCTTCCTGTGGCGCTTGCCGAATGGCAGGGTCAGCCGATCAACGTCCCCCCGCAATTGTCCGACTTCACATTGAACACTCTCAATAACCCCAGTTTCCACGCCCATATGATCGAACAGCACGTCCAGTGGATGCAGGCGAAACTGCGTTCAGCACTCTATGACAATACGAGTAGATCGTAG
- a CDS encoding glycosyltransferase family 2 protein — MRLAVRDIDILDLPPDFEPTADYQGALVLIRVAGRPCGQAVIAFDTDGGKTPIKDRILSAASSSVFEAWLRHRLALPDPSPAPSQLPKASVVICTRDRTEDLERCLTGLMAMPDKVDILVVDNAPSNEATRDLVGRFDTVRYLREPRPGLDVARNTALRNADADVVAFIDDDAVPDPLWLRTLLRNFEDPLVLAVTGLTMAAELETDAQIAFQHFGGFCRGFRRQVYDAHNLDPFTGWHAGAGVNMALRRTIVDAVGWFDEALDAGTLSLAGGDTDMFRRVLEAGYRIVYDPEALNWHRHRRSSKELQQQMYGYEVASLAILTKALLFERNPRALPRMVRSYIRLLRRLFQPRRTHQFSLPYNDALTQVRGAASGPVRYLRARARVVGAGHKRG; from the coding sequence ATGCGCCTTGCGGTTCGAGACATCGACATTCTTGACCTTCCGCCAGATTTTGAACCGACCGCTGACTATCAGGGTGCACTTGTGCTGATCCGGGTCGCCGGTCGTCCGTGCGGCCAAGCTGTGATCGCCTTCGACACCGATGGCGGCAAGACGCCAATTAAGGACCGGATTCTGTCTGCGGCCAGTTCGTCGGTATTCGAGGCTTGGCTGAGGCATCGGCTGGCCCTCCCTGACCCGTCGCCGGCTCCAAGTCAACTGCCGAAAGCTTCCGTCGTGATTTGCACGCGCGATCGTACCGAAGATCTGGAGCGCTGCCTCACCGGGCTTATGGCTATGCCCGATAAGGTCGATATTCTCGTCGTCGACAATGCCCCATCGAATGAGGCCACGCGAGATTTAGTCGGGCGCTTCGACACTGTGAGATATCTGCGCGAACCGCGTCCTGGTCTTGACGTCGCGCGCAATACTGCCCTTCGCAACGCAGATGCAGACGTCGTCGCCTTCATCGACGACGATGCGGTCCCCGACCCGCTATGGCTTAGAACCTTGCTTCGCAATTTCGAGGACCCGCTGGTGCTGGCCGTAACCGGCCTTACTATGGCGGCAGAGCTGGAAACGGACGCGCAGATCGCCTTTCAACATTTTGGCGGTTTTTGCCGTGGTTTCAGGCGTCAGGTCTATGACGCCCACAACCTGGATCCATTCACCGGATGGCATGCGGGTGCCGGTGTCAACATGGCATTGCGCCGAACGATCGTTGACGCGGTGGGGTGGTTCGACGAGGCCCTCGACGCTGGAACGCTAAGTCTGGCTGGTGGCGACACAGACATGTTCCGGCGTGTGCTCGAAGCCGGATATCGGATCGTCTACGATCCCGAGGCTCTGAACTGGCACCGCCATCGTCGCTCAAGCAAGGAACTGCAGCAGCAGATGTATGGCTACGAGGTTGCATCGCTCGCCATCTTGACGAAGGCCCTCCTGTTCGAGCGAAACCCGCGTGCGCTCCCTCGCATGGTTCGTTCGTACATCAGGCTTCTTCGGCGATTGTTTCAACCTCGACGGACACACCAATTCAGCCTGCCTTACAACGACGCCTTAACCCAGGTCAGAGGGGCTGCGAGCGGCCCGGTTCGTTATCTGAGGGCGCGGGCGCGAGTCGTGGGGGCAGGGCACAAGCGTGGTTGA
- a CDS encoding NAD-dependent epimerase/dehydratase family protein, with translation MRNVLISGGAGFIGSHLCDRLLLRNDIQKLVVVDNLWTGLFENIAHIRDARFHFVKSDVETLQTSEKFDEVYHLASPASPPWYMKEPKRTISANLLGAFRLLDVLKKGGRFCFTSSSEVYGDPLVSPQPEAYKGQVDCTGPRSSYDESKRCTESLLFEMQRTQGLDVKVVRPFNIYGPRTRFDDGRAVSNFITQALSGRPITVFGDGLQSRSWGYVDDIVDGFARYFWMNQTDYKGPLNVGNDREISVLEVARYVSKLGGGVPIVFQPSPPQDPTNRRPDLTNAHYVMPEWSCKITYEQGVAMTLDWFRDQMKARAAQ, from the coding sequence GTGAGAAACGTATTAATTTCTGGCGGAGCAGGCTTCATTGGATCGCATTTATGCGACCGACTTCTACTTAGGAATGACATCCAGAAACTGGTTGTTGTTGACAATCTCTGGACGGGACTTTTCGAAAATATTGCACATATTCGAGACGCCCGTTTCCACTTCGTCAAATCGGACGTCGAAACGCTGCAGACTTCGGAGAAGTTCGACGAAGTCTACCATCTCGCATCCCCCGCATCTCCGCCATGGTACATGAAGGAACCGAAGAGAACGATTTCCGCCAACCTTCTCGGAGCGTTCCGGCTTCTGGATGTGCTGAAGAAGGGCGGGCGTTTCTGTTTTACTTCCTCCTCCGAAGTCTATGGCGACCCGTTGGTGTCGCCGCAGCCGGAAGCTTATAAGGGCCAGGTAGACTGCACCGGACCGCGCTCTTCCTACGACGAGAGCAAGCGATGCACTGAGTCGCTGCTATTCGAGATGCAGCGCACCCAAGGGCTCGACGTCAAGGTCGTCCGCCCCTTCAACATCTACGGTCCCCGGACGCGTTTCGACGATGGCCGCGCTGTGTCCAACTTCATCACCCAGGCGCTTTCGGGCCGCCCGATTACCGTGTTCGGCGACGGCCTTCAGTCCCGCAGTTGGGGCTATGTCGATGACATTGTCGACGGCTTCGCGCGATATTTCTGGATGAACCAAACCGACTACAAGGGGCCTCTGAACGTCGGCAACGATCGGGAGATTTCGGTTCTGGAGGTGGCGCGATATGTTTCAAAGCTCGGCGGCGGCGTGCCGATTGTCTTCCAGCCCTCCCCTCCGCAGGATCCGACGAACAGACGGCCGGATCTCACCAATGCGCACTACGTCATGCCGGAATGGTCGTGCAAAATCACCTACGAACAGGGTGTCGCCATGACGCTCGACTGGTTCAGGGATCAAATGAAGGCACGCGCGGCGCAATGA
- a CDS encoding DUF882 domain-containing protein codes for MFVLKYPVQGLSGGALGGIATLLSRAERFAAQTILPALFALPALIGSASFASAEDRALKLFFTHTGERATITYKRDGKFDPKGLAQINRFLRDWRRNEPTRMDPRLLDLVWEVYKRSGGKDYIHIVSAYRSPTTNNMLRNRSRSTGVAKKSQHMLGKAMDFYVPGVKLSTLRALAMQMQVGGVGYYPTSGSPFVHLDVGNVRAWPRMSRQELARLFPNGQTMHLPADGRPLPGYNQAVANYKKRGGPTSIQIASTAGEDEDAGASTTSSRDTADNKLVTALLPAPRSRALNALALQTGAAERDDKRSAPDVSSLPIPIPAMRPPALEHDADMDDKLETASIGPIDVLPDRPAPALPGYARFEPLRVAHQASKQGADMIASLPMTASWEEASFFGSTSDAALMKWALHSPGEAIALNAPRVSPRTVHREVNAATSGKDIIPVAATDLFDASRFASPPEG; via the coding sequence TTGTTCGTGTTGAAGTATCCAGTGCAAGGATTATCGGGCGGGGCCTTGGGTGGAATTGCCACGCTGCTGTCGCGTGCGGAACGCTTCGCAGCGCAGACCATTCTGCCGGCTCTGTTTGCGCTGCCGGCGCTTATCGGTTCGGCATCATTTGCCTCAGCGGAAGATCGGGCCCTGAAGCTGTTCTTTACCCATACGGGCGAGAGGGCCACGATTACCTACAAGCGGGACGGAAAGTTCGATCCGAAAGGCCTTGCCCAGATCAATCGGTTTCTGCGCGACTGGCGAAGGAACGAGCCGACCCGGATGGATCCCCGGCTGCTCGACCTGGTCTGGGAGGTGTACAAGCGCAGCGGCGGCAAGGACTACATCCATATCGTCTCCGCCTATCGTTCGCCCACCACCAACAACATGCTCCGCAACCGCTCGCGCAGCACGGGCGTCGCCAAGAAGAGCCAGCACATGCTGGGCAAGGCGATGGACTTCTACGTTCCCGGCGTGAAGCTTTCGACGCTGCGTGCGCTTGCCATGCAGATGCAGGTCGGCGGTGTCGGATATTATCCGACCTCGGGATCGCCCTTCGTGCATCTCGATGTCGGCAACGTCAGGGCCTGGCCCCGCATGTCCCGGCAGGAACTCGCTCGACTATTCCCGAATGGGCAGACGATGCACCTGCCGGCCGATGGCCGGCCGCTGCCGGGATACAATCAAGCGGTTGCGAACTACAAGAAGCGCGGCGGCCCCACCTCGATCCAGATCGCCAGCACCGCGGGAGAAGACGAAGACGCAGGAGCGTCGACCACGTCAAGTCGCGATACCGCAGACAATAAACTCGTGACGGCGCTTCTGCCCGCGCCCCGAAGCCGGGCATTGAATGCGCTGGCGCTGCAGACCGGCGCGGCCGAGCGGGATGACAAGCGGTCCGCTCCAGATGTTTCATCTTTGCCGATTCCGATACCGGCGATGCGGCCACCCGCCCTCGAGCACGACGCTGATATGGATGACAAACTGGAAACGGCGTCGATCGGCCCAATTGATGTCCTTCCGGACAGGCCGGCGCCGGCATTGCCGGGCTACGCCCGCTTCGAACCCCTCCGTGTTGCACACCAGGCCTCCAAGCAGGGCGCTGATATGATCGCCTCCCTGCCCATGACCGCTTCCTGGGAGGAAGCAAGTTTCTTTGGATCGACGTCCGACGCGGCGCTGATGAAATGGGCGCTGCATTCTCCCGGCGAGGCGATTGCTTTGAACGCGCCTCGCGTTTCTCCCCGCACGGTTCATCGTGAGGTTAATGCCGCGACATCAGGTAAGGATATCATTCCGGTGGCCGCCACCGACCTGTTCGATGCGAGCCGGTTTGCGTCGCCCCCGGAGGGCTGA
- a CDS encoding ABC transporter permease has translation MPDQLKDDALDRAKRRDQYWRRDQWKPLIHICLQWNDLLLELLTRDLKMRYQRSAIGLGWSLMRPLSQLLVFSLIFRHVLPLDIPHYTTFVFSGVLAWGWLSTAVPAATTSITGSSELVRRPGFPIGILPVVAVITQAVHLLLALPLLFVISFIETGAPTLSVVALPLVFLAQALFMMGLSYLVAIAHVHFRDTQHLVGVVLMLGFYLTPVFYSPLKASEPMALIHTWNPMAWILEGYRAIFVEHAWPPVDIYWKTALISLPMLFAGIWLVERGSARLVDEL, from the coding sequence ATGCCTGACCAGCTCAAGGATGATGCGCTTGATCGCGCGAAGCGACGGGACCAATACTGGCGCCGTGATCAGTGGAAGCCCTTGATCCATATCTGTCTGCAATGGAACGATTTGCTGTTAGAACTTCTGACACGCGATCTGAAGATGAGATATCAACGGTCCGCAATTGGCCTCGGCTGGTCCTTGATGCGGCCATTGAGCCAGCTGCTGGTTTTTTCGCTGATCTTTCGTCACGTCCTGCCCCTGGATATTCCCCATTACACCACTTTCGTCTTTTCCGGCGTGTTGGCCTGGGGTTGGCTCAGCACTGCGGTACCCGCAGCGACGACTTCCATAACCGGCAGCAGCGAACTGGTGCGCCGGCCGGGCTTTCCGATCGGGATACTTCCTGTTGTCGCAGTCATCACACAGGCAGTGCACCTTCTGCTCGCTCTGCCACTCCTCTTCGTCATCTCGTTTATCGAGACCGGGGCCCCGACATTGAGCGTCGTCGCACTTCCACTCGTCTTCCTTGCGCAGGCGCTGTTCATGATGGGCCTGTCCTATCTTGTTGCGATTGCGCATGTCCACTTCCGGGATACTCAACATTTGGTAGGCGTAGTTTTGATGCTGGGTTTCTACCTGACACCCGTGTTCTACAGCCCACTTAAGGCGAGTGAGCCGATGGCGTTAATTCACACCTGGAACCCGATGGCCTGGATTCTCGAGGGCTACCGCGCCATTTTCGTCGAACACGCGTGGCCTCCCGTTGATATCTATTGGAAGACTGCGCTGATTTCTTTGCCGATGCTATTTGCTGGCATTTGGCTGGTCGAGCGTGGCAGCGCACGCCTAGTGGACGAACTATGA